One Egicoccus halophilus genomic region harbors:
- a CDS encoding DUF2254 family protein — protein MQLVRDDGRLRTFALLLSLRSLAGMTAGVLVALGVAWLDRLVGVRIPVAPETAQGVLASFVGGVLTIAVFALWMRTVVVGLASSQVSSRVLAAYLDDRFQRQVLGVMVGMLAYLVATVVVYPDTGEGVPLLLSSLSAAVVVAALIGVLLAMRHAVGSLSVPSVVRTLTDQVLELLADPPWPNEAGTAEVPDPDAPGTTVTSRDLGWVQRIDHRALIDALPAGATLVLHADVGEFVAEGETIGHLDVDVEPPVVDAVLAAFRLERTRSNRRDLAYAVQQLVDVAQHAMAPHSADTSSAHEALVHLRAVLHLLLRRGTASGCLRGEDGRTVVSPTAWAPADHLRSVFDRLNAGASTDPVSRRAVVRTLGLLEATAREVGDQASVDVLVEHQERIPTADAPPTPAPGPDGGAAS, from the coding sequence GTGCAGTTGGTACGCGACGACGGGCGACTGCGTACGTTCGCCCTGCTGCTGAGCCTGCGCAGCCTCGCCGGCATGACGGCCGGGGTACTGGTGGCGCTGGGCGTCGCCTGGCTCGACCGGCTCGTCGGCGTCCGGATCCCGGTGGCACCCGAGACGGCGCAGGGCGTGCTCGCCTCCTTCGTCGGGGGCGTCCTGACGATCGCGGTGTTCGCCCTGTGGATGCGCACCGTGGTGGTCGGGCTCGCCTCGAGCCAGGTCTCCTCGCGGGTGCTGGCCGCCTATCTCGACGACCGCTTCCAACGGCAGGTCCTCGGCGTGATGGTGGGCATGCTCGCCTATCTGGTGGCGACGGTGGTCGTCTACCCCGACACGGGCGAGGGCGTGCCGCTGCTGCTGTCCTCGCTCAGTGCGGCGGTCGTGGTCGCGGCGCTGATCGGGGTGCTGTTGGCCATGCGGCACGCGGTCGGCAGCCTCTCGGTCCCCAGCGTCGTGCGCACGTTGACCGACCAGGTGCTCGAGCTGCTCGCGGACCCGCCCTGGCCGAACGAGGCCGGAACGGCGGAGGTACCCGATCCGGACGCGCCGGGCACCACCGTGACCAGCCGCGACCTCGGCTGGGTCCAGCGGATCGATCATCGGGCGCTGATCGACGCCCTGCCGGCCGGCGCGACGCTGGTGCTCCACGCCGACGTCGGGGAGTTCGTCGCCGAGGGCGAGACGATCGGACATCTCGACGTCGACGTGGAGCCGCCGGTCGTCGACGCGGTGCTGGCGGCCTTCCGTCTCGAGCGGACCCGTTCCAACCGCCGAGACCTGGCCTACGCCGTCCAGCAGTTGGTGGACGTCGCGCAGCACGCCATGGCGCCACATTCGGCGGACACGTCCTCGGCGCACGAGGCGCTGGTCCATCTCCGCGCGGTCCTGCACCTGCTGCTGCGCCGCGGCACCGCCTCGGGCTGCCTGCGCGGCGAGGACGGGCGCACGGTCGTCTCCCCCACCGCCTGGGCACCCGCCGACCACCTGCGGTCGGTCTTCGACCGACTGAACGCGGGTGCCAGCACCGACCCGGTGTCCCGACGCGCCGTGGTGCGCACCCTGGGACTGCTCGAGGCGACCGCCCGTGAGGTCGGCGACCAGGCGAGCGTGGACGTCCTCGTCGAACACCAGGAACGGATACCGACGGCCGATGCCCCTCCGACCCCGGCACCGGGACCGGACGGCGGCGCCGCGTCGTAA